The region ATGCAACCCAGGATGAACGCAAATGACGTCATCAAGATCGGCCGCAAGCGAATGCTCGCGCCGTTTTGCGCCGCTTCCTCGATGGTTTCGCCCTTTTCATATTCAGCCTTCGCAAAGGCCACGATCAAAATAGCGTTCTTCGCCGCCAAACCGATGAGCATAATCAAACCGATTTGCGCATAAACATTATTTTGCAAACCACGTGCATTCAAAGCCAGGAACGCGCCAAGGATCGCGGTCGGTGTGCCAAGCAAAACGCTGAACGGCAGCGACCAGCTTTCAAATTGCGCCGCCAGAATCAGGAACACGCAAACGATCGAGAACGTAAAAATCGTTCCCAGCGAAACACCTTGCGCCGCCTGCTTTTCCTGGAAGGAAATGCCGAGATAATCGAAGCCCATTTCCGAGGGCATTGTCTGGGCGAAAACTTCTTCCAGCGCCTTCGTCGCCTGCCCGGAACTGTAGCCGGGAGCGGCGGCGCCGTTGATTTGCGCGCTTGGATATTCGTTGTAGTGCATTACAAATTCCGGCCCGGTGCGGCGTTCCACCTTCGTGAAGGCGGAGAGCGGCACGCTTTGACCCGCGGCATTGCGCACGTAAAAAAGGCCGATGTTTTCCACGCGCGCGCGATAGTCGGATTCCGCCTCCACATACACCTGCCATTGGCGCCCGAAGCGGTTGAAATAATTGACAAAATAACCGCCCATGAACGCCTGCATCGTTTTGTAAACATCCGCCAGCGGGACGCCTTGTTTCAAAACTTTGTCGCGATCCACGTCAATGTAAATCTGCGGCACATTGGGCAAATGCGTGGTGCTGACGCCGGTCAACTCCGGCCGTTTCTTCGCCGCCGCGATGAATTTGTTCACGTTTTCCGTCAGGAAATCCAAATTCTGCCGCCCGGATTTGTCTTCCATGATGAAGGTGAACCCGCCCGCCGATCCGACGCCCGGAATGGCCGGCGGTGAAAAGGCAAACGCCGTCGCCTCGGGAATCTTCTTCAGTTCCTCATTTAAGTGCGCCTTGATCGAAACATATTGCTCTTCTTTCTTTTTACGCTTGTCCCACGGTTGCAGCGTGACGAAGAAAAACGAATTGTACGTGGCCTGCACCTGGCTCAACAAACTGAATCCCTCGACGGTCGTGTAATACCTCACTCCGGGAGTCGCCTTCAAGATTTGCTCGATTTTTTTCGACACCGCATCGGTGCGTTCGAGCGACGCCGCGAAAGGAAGCTGCGCCACGACAAATGCGTAGCCCTGGTCTTCTTCTGGCACGAACGCCGTCGGCAGCCGCCACGCCAGCAAAATCGCCGTTCCTGCGATGATAAACAATCCCAGCAACACCCACCCCGCCTTGCGCAAAAACCATCCCGAATAACGCAAATAATGTTTGCGCGTGCTGTCAAAAACGCGATTGAACCAGTCGTAAAATTTCTTCAGCCACCCCTTCCGCTGTTCATCTTTTTTCCGCAACAGCATCGCCGCCAGCGCGGGACTCAATGAGAGCGCATTGAAAGCCGAAAGCATCACCGAAATGACGATCGTCAGCGCAAATTGCTGATAAAGCCGCCCCGTGATGCCGCTGATGAAAACCGTCGGGATAAATACCGCGGCCAAAATCAAAGCGAGCGCCACCACCGGCCCCGCGACTTCATCCATCGCTTTGGTCACCGCTTCCTTCGGTTCCAATCCCTCCTCGATGTGACGCTCCGAGGCCTCAACCACGACAATCGCGTCATCCACGACTAACCCGATCGCCAGCACCAGCCCGAAGAGCGTAAGCGTGTTGATGGAAAAACCGAACAGCGGGAAAAACGCGAACGTGCCGATCAGCGAAACTGGCACCGCGCAAAGCGGTATCATCACCGCGCGCCAGCCTTGCAGGAAAAGGAACACTACGAAAATAACCAGCACCAGCGCGATAATAAAGGTCGTGCCGATTTCATCAATGCCGCGTGAAACCGCCAATGTTGTATCGAGCGAGACCGAGTATTCCAAATCCGCTGGGAATTTTTGTTTCAGTTTCTCCATCAGGTCCCGCACTTCCTTGGCGACGTCCAGCGCATTGGAACCCGGCAGTTGATAGATGGCCATCACGGCGGAACTCGTGCCGTTCAACCGGCCCGTTATGTTATAAAGCTGCGCGCCCAATTCCACCCGCGCCACGCCGGACAAACGCACGACCGAACCGTCGGGATTTTCCCGCACGATAATGTTCCCGAAATCTTTTTCTGAAACGAGGCGGCTTTGCGCCGTCACCGCATAAGTGAACTCCTGCCCTTTCGGTGTCGGCGGTCCGCCGATTTGACCGGCGGGATTGACGGTGTTTTGCGCGTTGATGGCATTGATGATGTCATTGACGGTGATGTTCAGTTTCGCGAGCTGGTCGGGCTTCACCCAGAAACGCATCGCATACTGGCCCGCGCCGAAGACGTTGATGTTCGAGACGCCTTTCAACTGCGTGATCTGGTCCACCAGATTGATGTATTCGTAATTCGCGAGGAAAGTGCCATCGTGTGTTTGGTGCGGCGAAGAAAGCGCCACCAACATCAGTGGGCTCGTGGGCGATTTCAAAAGCGTGATGCCGAAATTGCGGACGTCCTGCGGCAACTGCGCCTCGGCCTGGTTCTCGCGAAGCTGCGTCAACACCTGGTCAATGTTCGGGTCGGTCTTGACGTCGAAGTTCACCATCAGGCGCATCGCTCCGTTGTTCGCGCTGATGGAATACATGTAGTTCATGTTGTCCACGCCGGCCATCTGCTCCTCGATGGGCGTGGCCACGGACTGCGCGAGGGTCTGGGCATCGGCTCCGAGATACGTGGTTTGCATGCGCATCTCCGGCGGCACGATGTTCGGGAACTGCGCGATCGGCAGCGTGAACATGGAAACCAGCCCGATGATCACCGTGAGGATGGCGATGACGATGGCAACAATCGGGCGTCTGATGAAAAAGCGATACATGCGCGTCGCGATCTATTTCTTATCCTTCGGCGGCTCGTTCGTGGTGGCGCCACTCTGGCCATTATCGGGCGGAGTATTGGTCTGCGCGTTGGGATTCCATTGCTTGGGATTGACCGTCGTGCCTTCCTTTACCTGTTGTGTTCCCTCGATCACGACTTTATCGCCCGCTTGCAAGCCTTCCTCGATGATCCAATTCGCGCCGACTTGCTGGCCGACTTTCACCGACTTCAAATGGGTTTTATTTTGGTCATCCACCGTGATGATCTGGTAGCTGCCTTGCAGTTCAATCACGGCACGCTGGGGGATGATGACAGCGTTGGTTTTTGTTTCCGTTTGCACGCGGACGCGGCCGTATTGGCCGGGGCGCAGCAACCGTTGGGGATTGGGAAACACCGCCGCGATCTGCATCGTGCCGGTGGTGGGATTCACCTGGCGATCGGCCAGATAAAACTTTCCCTTGCCCGGAAATATCGTGCCGTCAGAAAGAACCAATTCCATTTTCAGGTCCGTTGCATCTTCATTCGAGATCGCGTAGCGCCGCCAGAAATCAAGATAGGATTGTTCGCTGACACTGAAATAAACCTTGATCGGATTAACGGTTGAAACCGTCGTCAACGCACCGCTCGAAGGCGAAACGAGATCGCCGATTTGCCCGAGCGCAATGCCCGCGATGCCGTCAATGGGCGAAGTTATTTTGGTGAAGCCCAGTTGCAACTGCGCATTCTCAACCAGCGCGTCATCAGCTTTGACCTGCGCCGCTGCCGCAAGATTGGCTTGGACTGCGTTATCCAATTCTTCCTGGCTGATGGCCTGTTCCTTGGCGAGCGGTGTGTAACGCTTCACGTCGAGTTCCGCTTTTTGCGCCTGCGCCTGGTCCTGGGCGAGTTTGGCCTTGGCCTGATCTACCGATGCCTGAAACGGACGCGGATCAATCTGGAAAAGCAGGTCATTGGACTTGACCTCCGAACCTTCGACGTAATTTTGCGTCTGCAAATAACCGCTGACTTGGGCGCGGATCTGCGCATTCACATAGCCATCGAGCGAGCCGATCCATTCCTCGATGATGGGAACATTGGTCGTGGTGACAGTGAGAAATTGGACTTCCGGCGGCGGCGGCGGGGTGGTCTTTTTCTTGCAGCCGCAATTCAGGGCAAGCACGCACGCCGCCATTGCTATCACTGGCCACAGCGCCCTTCGGACAGTGTCTTTCCCTTTCCCATTTCGCTGCGAATACCGCATCATTTTACTTTTCTCAGCCCTTCCAGTTACCCAGATTGCACGCGTCTGGACCACGGCGATTTCGTCAGCGGCAGCCATGCCGGCTAAAATGTATCGCAAGAATCAATTCCTGATGCACTTATGAGCCATCAAGGCACTGCGCGGTTACAATAATTCGCAATTCAAAAATGTCCAATCACACAATGCGGATGCGCACAATTTTTCGGACACATCTCCTGACGGACCGCGGGTCTATGACCCGCAGCAAGGTCCATAAGGTCAAGCCACCTGCGGCTCAGCCCGCCGCATGCTTTAGTTCTGTCGCATACCGGATCGGTTATTTTTAAAACCTTTGCCTCATCGAAACGGCAATCTTCGCGGGAGTTGCTGCGGGTCATAGACCCGCGCTCCCAACGGATTTGGCGTTCATAGATCGCCGCTACAGGTGAAGGTTCAAACTGATGCACTACCCCGAATGCGACCAACTTTTTACGCGATGGCCATGGATTATAAACGAAGAAAATGCGAATGCGTTTTCTGGCAAGGCGAACCGGCATGATACCGCAGCTCCACCCGTCCCGGCGCAAAAGCCACTTCCGTGTAACTCACCGAGGCGGCATCTTTCCGGTGCATGCACGTGGAAAAGGGACCGCGCGCCGGTGAATGGTTCCGATGCAACCGCCGCAGCCATTCCGCCGTGCCCGCCGAACCCTGGCGAAAAGCGGCTTGAAAAATTTTATCGCGTTCACGTTGCGCGCCCGGTTCGTCAAAGCCGGATGAAATCCATTGTTGCGTTTGCCACGGATGATTTTTGCGAACCAGTTTTTTCAAGTCCCATCGCCATTCCACCACTTCGCGCGACGCCGGGTAAACCCCGATCAAACGAAAGGGATTGGTTTGTTTCAACGGCAATCTTGCGAACTGTGCGTGCGCCGATTCCGCATCGCCGAGCGCGCCGAGCGAATTAATAATTTCGCCACGGCTGACTGTTTCACCCCGGACCCGCGCAGTGATCGCGTACCAATTAATCAATGCCAGCGTGACTCCGCAATCATCCACCGTGATCCAGGTGCCGCCGCTCGCCTCACTCGGACCGAGGACAATATGCCCGCGAATTTTTTTCTTTCGTGGCGGCTTGGCGACAGCGCGGGTAAGTAATTCATCCCGGTTCATCCCGAGACGATAACCCCGTTGCTGCGCGATGAGCGTGACCGTGCACATGTAAAATCAATCCGCCGCCGGATACGTGGCGGACAGCCGCGTGTATTCCATGCGCTTGCGCCAGACGAGGGCGAGCTTGGTCGGCACGCAGCCGCGACGGCAATTCGCCGCGCCGATGCCGAAGACGAGGTCCCATTGTTTGAAGAGCGTGCGGTAAGCGTCGAAGAGCGAGTTGCGCGCGTCATAAATATTGGTGGCCTCGGAGGACGCGCCATTAAGTTCGATGATTTGAAAATTCTTTCCGGCGCGCAAATCGTCTTCGCTCGCGTAACGGATGTCGTAACGGCCGATATAAAATCCGGTGATCTTCTGGGAAATGTCGTCCATGCGCGCGAGCAATTCGGGAGTGGCCATCCGCTCGCCGTCGCGGAAAATGCAGCCCTGCGCGTGATTCCCCGACTCAACGAGTTTCAATTCTTCACCTGCGGCCAACACTTCGTCTTTTCGCTTGGCGAAGCGCTTCAAATATTTGTCCGCCATGAAACGCGCGCGCGGATCGTTCCAGACGAGTTCGGTGATGGTGGATTTGCCGTCACCGATGAGCACAGGAAATATTTTTTCGGTGATGGCAAAAATATGCCCGCGCGTTTCGGACGGATAACGATAATAAAAAACACCGGCTTCATGCGGGCCCGGCGCATAGCTTTGAATGAGCACGGGCGCGGCAGTGAAACGCAGATACGCCTCGGCTTGTTCCCGCGCGCGGATCAGTTTGATGCCGTCGCCGCGCTGGCCAAGGTCGGGTTTCATTATGAAGGGAAAACTCACGTTCGGCCGCGCGAGGATTTCGTCGAGCAAACGCAAACGGGCCTCAAGAGTTTCGCCTTCGATCAAGATGGCCTCGGCGGTGAATTCGGGACTGGTCGCGTGCAGTTCCTTGAGCGTTTCCATTTTGGATTCACCAACCATGCCGCCGGAAAAAATGCCGGGATTGGAAGCCGTGGGCACGGTGATGCTGCGATATTTTATCATCAGCCACAGCCCGTAAATGGCAACGGGCGGATAGAATAACCAGTAGGGCCAGAATTCCCAGCGCGTCCAGCGCCCAAGCCGCGCCTTGAAACGGCGCGAATCAAAATTCACAAAGGTGCGGCGCAGGATTTGTAAAAGCGCGATCAAGACAATAAGTCCGCCGAGCAGCAAAAATCCTGCGTGCTTGTAAGTGCCAAGCCATCCGCTCAATCGCTCGCCAAAAATTTGCACAAGATACAGAACGCTGATCGTCCACACGCAGGCGGCGACGCCCGTGATCAAAAGAAATCGCGGCAAGGGAACGCGCAAGAAACCCGCCGCGAGAAAAGTCGGCAGGCGCGCGCCCGGGACGACGCGGCTGAAGATAAGAATGGGCGTGCCTTTTTTTTCAAACCATTGTTCGCTCTCCGCGACTTTCGTGGCAAAGCGCCGCAGTGAGGAACGCTCGAACCAGGTGCGCCCGCCGTATCGCGCGAGCGCGTACAGGCCAAAATCGCCCATCCAAATGCCAAGAAAACATGCCGTAAACGCCGCCGGCCAGGAAATCTCTCCAGTCGCCAGCAGCAAACCCGCGCCCACCGTCGCCACATCTTCGAGGATGAAAGTGGCCAGAAAAAATCCGAACGCTTTGGCGAAGGGAACCCAGTCTGCGACGGCTGTCGGAGAAAGTGACAGGGCCGCGGTCATTCAATCAGGCCGCCGCGCGCGTGTCCGCCTGATGCTTGAGCGTGGAAGGCGCGACGCCGAAACCCGCGGGCATCTTGAGGCCCATGATGCCACCCATCACGCCGATGAGCGCATAATGATGCACGGCATGGGCGACGGAATACATGATTTCCCGGCCGACTGTGGAGAGAGAGGCTTCCGAACCCGGCGTGCCGTAGCTGGTTTTGCAAGTAACATTCAGCGGACGCGAAACCACGGCGGGATCCAGCCGCTCGAAACCTTCGCGCAATTCGCGCGTCGCGTTCAGTGCGGCAAAGCGGTCGTTCTCGATCAGCGTGCCGCGTTCGCGATTGTCATAGTTCAAGTCCCCGGCGGCCGCGGATTGCAGCAGATTGCGAAAATGATCGAGGCAATGGCGATAGTGTCCGCCGATCGAGGCATCGAAAGCCACCGACACTTTGCGCGTGAACGCCTCGTCGCTGATATTGTTCAACAGGATTTCGCCCTGCAACAGGGCGTCAATGACGGAATGGATCAAAATGCGTTCGCCGCCTGGAGAACTGGTTTTCATGTTTTTTGAGTTTGGCAACGGCTATGACATTGATGAGGAATGTCCCGCCGATGCAAATATACCGTGACCGCGCTGCAAATAAAAACTGCCAGGGCCAGACCGAACAACAGCCCGCCGTCATTTTGAACCACGATACCCAGCACTGTCAAGTGAACGCCCACCGCCCCGCCCATCACGGCGATGGCTATGAGGCCGCCCAGCCACGCCAGCCGCGGCGTCAATAACATCACCGAAGCGATCAATTCCACCGTGCCCGTCGCATAACGGCCCCACGGCTCAATTCCCACCCGCGAGAATATATACACCGATTCCGGCGCGCCGGTGAATTTGAAAAAAAGCGTCTGCAGAAGTATGACCGCCGCCACGATGCGGCATACCCAACTGATTGCCAACTGCGTCTTTGTGAGCGATGCGTTCATATTCACCCTTTGGTTGCGGTGGAGCGCTTGAGATCACTTGCCCTTCTTCTCGAGCAATACTGGCCAGTTTGAATCCGCTTTGGCAAGGTTGCTTTTGGCGTCCTTGTTGAAGTCTTCGCGAATGTCCTTGCTGTACTGCATGAGCAATCGGCCATCCACGATCTGAAACGCATTGATATCCACCTTCACGAGTTTGTTGTGGCAAACGCCGTAGGCACAATAACCGCCGAAGGCCGGTTCATACTTCGCCGGGTTCGCCTTGAACGTGTCGCGATGGTCTTTGCTCGCGAAGTAATACGTGGCACCGTTGTAACGGGCTACAAACTCTGGTTTGCCCATCACGGGTTTATTGTCGGTGAAAAATGCCACCGGATCGTAACCTTGGATGGCCACGCCGGAATCATCCACGTTGAGGAGGGTTTTGGATTGCGCGAAGACTGGCAAGACCAGCCCCAACACGAGAAACAACAATGATAATTTTTTCATACTCCTGTTCGTCGGATAATATGCCGTAACCTTACATCAGACCTTTGGCAATTTTAAATTGGCGGCTAATGCGCCTCGCCGGAAGCATCCATCCAACCACCGGTCGCCTGTAAAGGCTCAAGGTTTCCCGCCTGCGTCACCCATGCCGCCAGCGCGAGTCGGCCCTTCGCGCCGGAAACGCCGGGCAAGGTGAAATTGCCTTGAAAAATTTCGCCCTCGCGCTGAAGGGCAGCGCTCGTGAAATTAAGCACGGCGAAATCATGAACCAATGTGCGCCCGCGATTTTCACCGGCCTTGACTTCGGAACTCACGCCGCTCGCGAGCAACGCAGCGTGAATTTCAAAATGGTTTTCTCCCGCGTGCGCAGGTGTGAAATTTATTTGCCAATGATTTGTTTCCGTTGAACGCACGCTGAGGACGCCGGTTTTGGCCGAAGAAGGCTTGAGTTCATTTTGCCCGCGCGACCAATCGCGCCATTCGCGGCCGTTAAGGACCAGGCCGGGCGTGTAGATGCTGTCGTTGTGCCACGCGCCCGCATAGTCGCGCTGGCGGTCGGAGAATTGCCGCGCCGACCAGGGATCGCGCCAGCCGAGGTAATCCCAATAATCAACGTGGAACGCGACCGGCACAAAATCCTTCCACAAGCCCGGCGATTGTTTGAGATGGCTCAGCCAGATTTCCGCGGGCGGACAACTGCTGCATCCCTCGGAAGTATAAAGTTCGACGAGCGGCGTTTGTTCGGCGGCGCTTTGAAATGTGAGTGCGGGTTGGGCGTGCGCGGTAATCGAAATGGTCACGATCAACGAAAGGCAAAAAATAATTTGCGTCATAAAATCTCCGAAGTTTTCAATTCATTTTCGATTGCTGCTGGATGTCGGAAATTAATTTGCGCGTGGCTGCGGCAACGGCATCCGGGTGTTCCCACGGAATAAAATGATTATAAGCTGGAAAAGTGAGCGCATCAAAAAGATTGCTCTTGCCGGCGGCGTCCAGTTGCGCGCGCATATACGCCACGTTGGCGAACGGAACCAAATTATCCTTCTCGCCGTGAAGCATGAGCACCGGCACGGAGAGATTGGCAAGCTGCGGTTTCAGGCGGATGAGATCACCCTTCAAAGTGATCAACTCACGATTGCACTGGCGCGCCGCGCGCGGCAGGATCCACGAAATAATCGGCCAATCGCCGATGCGCTGGATCAGCATCACATGTTCCTGCGCCGGGTCCACGCTCCCACCGATCAAGATCACGCCGGCCACTTGATTCGTAAATTTCAACGCCGCCTGCACCGCGATCGGCCCACCGTACGAATGGCCAATGAGAATCGTTTTATGCGGCGGACTGTTCGTAAGTAAGGCGCTGAGCGCATCCGCCTGGTCGGCAAGGCTCGGACGCCGTCGGGCAGGTTTGGAATCCACAAAGCCCGGACGTTCGAGCGCGAGGAGATTCGCGTTGGGAAACGGTTCGTCAAATTGCACGCGAAAAGCCGAGGCATCGCCGGGCGTGCCGTGAATGTAAACGAGGTTCCACTCGGCGTTGGTTTGCTTGAGTTCAAAATAACGAATGGTGTGGCCGTAGGAATCTTTCACCGTGTAGGCGGGAAAATTCGTCATCGCATGATCGTTGAGCGAATACAAAAAAATCAGCAGATGCAGATAGCTCATGGCCAGAGTGAATAAACCGATAACGACCACCACCAGAATGATAAGCCACCAGCGGCGCCGTTTGCGTTTCGGCGCGGCAGCGGAAGGCGTTGGTGATTTGGCATCATTGGGATCGGTCATTCGCGTTCAGCCTACGTCATAACTTGCGATATGTCGCGGGGTCGGCGCGCAAAATCAGCAACTCCCCTTGCCGTTCCACTTCGCCGGTTATCTCCACCGGCTCGGCCACGAGATCAAGCACTTGCTGGTTTACGGTTTTGCCATCAGCGGAAACCAGCAGCAAATAAATCACCGGCCCGGCCTTCGGTT is a window of Verrucomicrobiia bacterium DNA encoding:
- a CDS encoding efflux RND transporter permease subunit, yielding MYRFFIRRPIVAIVIAILTVIIGLVSMFTLPIAQFPNIVPPEMRMQTTYLGADAQTLAQSVATPIEEQMAGVDNMNYMYSISANNGAMRLMVNFDVKTDPNIDQVLTQLRENQAEAQLPQDVRNFGITLLKSPTSPLMLVALSSPHQTHDGTFLANYEYINLVDQITQLKGVSNINVFGAGQYAMRFWVKPDQLAKLNITVNDIINAINAQNTVNPAGQIGGPPTPKGQEFTYAVTAQSRLVSEKDFGNIIVRENPDGSVVRLSGVARVELGAQLYNITGRLNGTSSAVMAIYQLPGSNALDVAKEVRDLMEKLKQKFPADLEYSVSLDTTLAVSRGIDEIGTTFIIALVLVIFVVFLFLQGWRAVMIPLCAVPVSLIGTFAFFPLFGFSINTLTLFGLVLAIGLVVDDAIVVVEASERHIEEGLEPKEAVTKAMDEVAGPVVALALILAAVFIPTVFISGITGRLYQQFALTIVISVMLSAFNALSLSPALAAMLLRKKDEQRKGWLKKFYDWFNRVFDSTRKHYLRYSGWFLRKAGWVLLGLFIIAGTAILLAWRLPTAFVPEEDQGYAFVVAQLPFAASLERTDAVSKKIEQILKATPGVRYYTTVEGFSLLSQVQATYNSFFFVTLQPWDKRKKKEEQYVSIKAHLNEELKKIPEATAFAFSPPAIPGVGSAGGFTFIMEDKSGRQNLDFLTENVNKFIAAAKKRPELTGVSTTHLPNVPQIYIDVDRDKVLKQGVPLADVYKTMQAFMGGYFVNYFNRFGRQWQVYVEAESDYRARVENIGLFYVRNAAGQSVPLSAFTKVERRTGPEFVMHYNEYPSAQINGAAAPGYSSGQATKALEEVFAQTMPSEMGFDYLGISFQEKQAAQGVSLGTIFTFSIVCVFLILAAQFESWSLPFSVLLGTPTAILGAFLALNARGLQNNVYAQIGLIMLIGLAAKNAILIVAFAKAEYEKGETIEEAAQNGASIRLRPILMTSFAFILGCMPLWFATGSGGISRQTLGTVVIGGMLGATLVDTLIVPVTFAMVERTVKRFSKKPQQKGGKPGGEKDGDDKDAGKPEGEKKSDEHKEDADKKKSRDDGPEEDKSKPDKSGG
- a CDS encoding efflux RND transporter periplasmic adaptor subunit — its product is MAACVLALNCGCKKKTTPPPPPEVQFLTVTTTNVPIIEEWIGSLDGYVNAQIRAQVSGYLQTQNYVEGSEVKSNDLLFQIDPRPFQASVDQAKAKLAQDQAQAQKAELDVKRYTPLAKEQAISQEELDNAVQANLAAAAQVKADDALVENAQLQLGFTKITSPIDGIAGIALGQIGDLVSPSSGALTTVSTVNPIKVYFSVSEQSYLDFWRRYAISNEDATDLKMELVLSDGTIFPGKGKFYLADRQVNPTTGTMQIAAVFPNPQRLLRPGQYGRVRVQTETKTNAVIIPQRAVIELQGSYQIITVDDQNKTHLKSVKVGQQVGANWIIEEGLQAGDKVVIEGTQQVKEGTTVNPKQWNPNAQTNTPPDNGQSGATTNEPPKDKK
- a CDS encoding NRDE family protein — protein: MCTVTLIAQQRGYRLGMNRDELLTRAVAKPPRKKKIRGHIVLGPSEASGGTWITVDDCGVTLALINWYAITARVRGETVSRGEIINSLGALGDAESAHAQFARLPLKQTNPFRLIGVYPASREVVEWRWDLKKLVRKNHPWQTQQWISSGFDEPGAQRERDKIFQAAFRQGSAGTAEWLRRLHRNHSPARGPFSTCMHRKDAASVSYTEVAFAPGRVELRYHAGSPCQKTHSHFLRL
- a CDS encoding VTT domain-containing protein, whose amino-acid sequence is MTAALSLSPTAVADWVPFAKAFGFFLATFILEDVATVGAGLLLATGEISWPAAFTACFLGIWMGDFGLYALARYGGRTWFERSSLRRFATKVAESEQWFEKKGTPILIFSRVVPGARLPTFLAAGFLRVPLPRFLLITGVAACVWTISVLYLVQIFGERLSGWLGTYKHAGFLLLGGLIVLIALLQILRRTFVNFDSRRFKARLGRWTRWEFWPYWLFYPPVAIYGLWLMIKYRSITVPTASNPGIFSGGMVGESKMETLKELHATSPEFTAEAILIEGETLEARLRLLDEILARPNVSFPFIMKPDLGQRGDGIKLIRAREQAEAYLRFTAAPVLIQSYAPGPHEAGVFYYRYPSETRGHIFAITEKIFPVLIGDGKSTITELVWNDPRARFMADKYLKRFAKRKDEVLAAGEELKLVESGNHAQGCIFRDGERMATPELLARMDDISQKITGFYIGRYDIRYASEDDLRAGKNFQIIELNGASSEATNIYDARNSLFDAYRTLFKQWDLVFGIGAANCRRGCVPTKLALVWRKRMEYTRLSATYPAAD
- a CDS encoding DinB family protein is translated as MKTSSPGGERILIHSVIDALLQGEILLNNISDEAFTRKVSVAFDASIGGHYRHCLDHFRNLLQSAAAGDLNYDNRERGTLIENDRFAALNATRELREGFERLDPAVVSRPLNVTCKTSYGTPGSEASLSTVGREIMYSVAHAVHHYALIGVMGGIMGLKMPAGFGVAPSTLKHQADTRAAA
- a CDS encoding DoxX family protein codes for the protein MNASLTKTQLAISWVCRIVAAVILLQTLFFKFTGAPESVYIFSRVGIEPWGRYATGTVELIASVMLLTPRLAWLGGLIAIAVMGGAVGVHLTVLGIVVQNDGGLLFGLALAVFICSAVTVYLHRRDIPHQCHSRCQTQKT
- a CDS encoding YHS domain-containing (seleno)protein, translated to MKKLSLLFLVLGLVLPVFAQSKTLLNVDDSGVAIQGYDPVAFFTDNKPVMGKPEFVARYNGATYYFASKDHRDTFKANPAKYEPAFGGYCAYGVCHNKLVKVDINAFQIVDGRLLMQYSKDIREDFNKDAKSNLAKADSNWPVLLEKKGK
- a CDS encoding DUF1223 domain-containing protein, with amino-acid sequence MTQIIFCLSLIVTISITAHAQPALTFQSAAEQTPLVELYTSEGCSSCPPAEIWLSHLKQSPGLWKDFVPVAFHVDYWDYLGWRDPWSARQFSDRQRDYAGAWHNDSIYTPGLVLNGREWRDWSRGQNELKPSSAKTGVLSVRSTETNHWQINFTPAHAGENHFEIHAALLASGVSSEVKAGENRGRTLVHDFAVLNFTSAALQREGEIFQGNFTLPGVSGAKGRLALAAWVTQAGNLEPLQATGGWMDASGEAH
- a CDS encoding alpha/beta hydrolase — translated: MTDPNDAKSPTPSAAAPKRKRRRWWLIILVVVVIGLFTLAMSYLHLLIFLYSLNDHAMTNFPAYTVKDSYGHTIRYFELKQTNAEWNLVYIHGTPGDASAFRVQFDEPFPNANLLALERPGFVDSKPARRRPSLADQADALSALLTNSPPHKTILIGHSYGGPIAVQAALKFTNQVAGVILIGGSVDPAQEHVMLIQRIGDWPIISWILPRAARQCNRELITLKGDLIRLKPQLANLSVPVLMLHGEKDNLVPFANVAYMRAQLDAAGKSNLFDALTFPAYNHFIPWEHPDAVAAATRKLISDIQQQSKMN